In one Streptomyces sp. T12 genomic region, the following are encoded:
- a CDS encoding glycosyltransferase family 39 protein produces MTSATHPHPHTPATPDVPPQAPPAATPTAPPDKAPRWSLPALIAILILAAVLYSWNLSGSSLNSFYSAAVLSGTQSWKAWFFGSLDAGNFLTVDKPPFALMVMGLSCRVFGYGTWQMMLPMILVALATIWIVHASVKRVWGHGAATVAALVLALTPITVAINRDNNPDTLLVFLMAGGAALALRAVHNGKLLPLVGSAVCFGLAFNTKMLQGYIALPAVFAVYLYAAKPKLVKRIVNLLIAGVALAVSSFWWAAAVSLVPADDRPYIGGSTDGTAWDLIMGYNGLGRVLGGEGNGGGGGGGGGGFSGTAGIGRLFNDILGGQISWLIPFAAIACVGGLVLCGRAPRTDLTRAALLMWGGWTALHYLTFAMAEGTMHPYYTTALAPGIAALCGGGGVMLLRAFRADKRWAWVLPAGLAVTAVWAVVLLRRASGWNTWLWPAIAVVMALAIVGLLVFRSASGNRLRLLAASITAAIVAAVAGPAAYAWSVPSGSGGGMGGTNPTAGPSTGSGFGGGPGGGGGGGRGGFGGGQMMPGGGNGQLPGGQSAQNGQSGQNGQPPGGTGEMGGTPPNGTGNGTGGTAPGGTGTDNGGQMPGGMGGGGFGGGGGMGGGASSELITYLKKHQDGAKWLLAVSSSQSAAQLILSSGEPVISMWGWSGSDKAMTLAKLKELVKKGELHYIQIGGGGMGGGPGGGSSVSSEVTEWVQKNGTAVKESEYSSTSQSSDSNSSSNSSSSSSSSSSSSSSSSSSSSSSSSSSSSSSPSSQSNQSTVYRLDPSDVS; encoded by the coding sequence CGCAGAGCTGGAAGGCGTGGTTCTTCGGCTCGTTGGACGCGGGCAACTTCCTCACCGTCGACAAGCCTCCCTTCGCCCTGATGGTGATGGGCCTGTCGTGCCGGGTCTTCGGCTACGGCACCTGGCAGATGATGCTGCCGATGATCCTGGTCGCGCTGGCGACGATCTGGATCGTGCACGCCTCGGTGAAGCGGGTGTGGGGCCACGGCGCGGCGACGGTCGCCGCGCTGGTGCTGGCCCTGACTCCGATCACGGTCGCCATCAACCGTGACAACAACCCCGACACACTGCTGGTGTTCCTGATGGCCGGCGGCGCGGCGCTCGCCCTGCGGGCCGTCCACAACGGCAAGTTGCTGCCGCTGGTCGGTTCCGCGGTGTGCTTCGGTCTCGCGTTCAACACGAAGATGCTCCAGGGCTATATCGCGCTGCCCGCCGTCTTCGCGGTCTACCTCTACGCGGCGAAGCCGAAGCTCGTGAAGCGGATCGTCAACCTGCTCATCGCCGGTGTCGCGCTCGCCGTCTCCAGCTTCTGGTGGGCCGCGGCGGTCTCGCTCGTGCCCGCCGACGACCGCCCATACATCGGCGGTTCGACGGACGGTACGGCCTGGGATCTGATCATGGGCTACAACGGCCTCGGCCGGGTCCTCGGCGGCGAGGGCAACGGCGGAGGCGGCGGTGGCGGAGGCGGCGGCTTCTCCGGGACCGCCGGGATCGGCCGCCTGTTCAACGACATCCTCGGCGGCCAGATCTCCTGGCTGATCCCCTTCGCCGCGATCGCGTGCGTCGGCGGCCTGGTGCTGTGCGGGCGCGCCCCGCGCACCGACCTCACCCGTGCCGCGCTGCTGATGTGGGGCGGCTGGACCGCGCTGCACTACCTGACCTTCGCCATGGCCGAGGGCACGATGCACCCGTACTACACGACCGCGCTCGCCCCCGGCATCGCGGCGCTGTGCGGAGGCGGCGGCGTGATGCTGCTGCGCGCGTTCCGCGCCGACAAGCGGTGGGCGTGGGTGCTGCCGGCGGGGCTGGCCGTCACGGCCGTCTGGGCGGTCGTGCTGCTGCGGCGGGCCTCCGGTTGGAACACCTGGCTGTGGCCGGCGATCGCCGTCGTCATGGCGCTGGCGATCGTGGGGCTGCTCGTCTTCCGCTCCGCGTCCGGGAACCGGCTGCGGCTGCTGGCCGCTTCCATCACGGCGGCGATCGTCGCTGCGGTGGCGGGTCCGGCGGCGTACGCCTGGTCGGTGCCGTCCGGTTCGGGCGGCGGCATGGGCGGTACGAACCCGACGGCCGGGCCTTCGACGGGGAGCGGCTTCGGCGGCGGTCCCGGTGGGGGCGGTGGCGGCGGCCGGGGTGGCTTCGGCGGCGGGCAGATGATGCCGGGCGGCGGGAACGGCCAACTGCCGGGCGGCCAGAGCGCGCAGAACGGCCAGAGCGGTCAGAACGGCCAACCTCCCGGCGGCACCGGCGAGATGGGCGGTACGCCGCCGAACGGCACCGGCAACGGCACCGGCGGCACCGCCCCCGGCGGGACGGGCACCGACAACGGCGGCCAGATGCCGGGCGGCATGGGCGGCGGAGGCTTCGGCGGAGGCGGCGGTATGGGCGGCGGCGCGAGCAGCGAGCTCATCACGTACCTCAAGAAGCACCAGGACGGCGCCAAGTGGCTGCTGGCGGTGTCGAGTTCGCAGAGCGCGGCGCAGCTGATCCTCAGCAGCGGCGAGCCCGTCATCTCCATGTGGGGCTGGTCCGGATCCGACAAGGCGATGACACTGGCCAAGCTCAAGGAGCTGGTGAAGAAGGGCGAACTGCACTACATCCAGATCGGTGGCGGCGGCATGGGCGGCGGCCCCGGCGGCGGCAGCAGCGTCAGCTCCGAGGTCACGGAGTGGGTGCAGAAGAACGGGACGGCGGTGAAGGAGAGCGAGTACAGCAGCACCTCGCAGTCCTCCGACTCGAATTCCTCCTCGAACTCCTCCTCGTCTTCCTCCTCGTCCTCCTCGTCCTCCTCGTCTTCCTCCTCGTCCTCCTCGTCTTCCTCGTCTTCCTCCTCGTCCTCCTCCCCCTCGTCCCAGAGCAACCAGTCGACCGTCTACCGCCTCGACCCGTCGGACGTCAGCTGA
- a CDS encoding endonuclease I family protein: MLATRIRPRWKTVALTTAAVLVGLTPALTATPAAATTTAYDDTYYADAIGKSGTALKDSLHTIISDQTKISYSAVWNALKTADQDPNNSSNVLLLYSGVSRSKSLNGGDVGDWNREHTWAKSHGDFGEVTGPGTDLHHLRACDVTINSTRGNLDFDNGGSAVTNGGGSTVDSDSFAPRAADRGDVARMILYMAVRYEGDDGFADLEPNERVGNGSAPYMGKLSVLKAWNEADPPSAFEERRNQVIYDTYQHNRNPFIDHPEWVEAIW; encoded by the coding sequence ATGCTGGCGACACGCATACGCCCCCGCTGGAAGACAGTGGCGCTGACGACGGCCGCCGTCCTGGTCGGCCTCACCCCGGCGCTGACGGCGACCCCGGCCGCGGCGACAACGACGGCGTACGACGACACGTACTACGCCGACGCGATCGGCAAGTCCGGCACGGCCCTGAAGGACTCGCTGCACACGATCATCAGCGACCAGACGAAGATCTCGTACTCCGCCGTCTGGAACGCGCTGAAGACCGCCGACCAGGACCCGAACAACAGCAGCAACGTGCTCCTGCTGTACAGCGGTGTCTCGCGCAGCAAGTCCCTCAACGGCGGCGACGTCGGCGACTGGAACCGCGAGCACACCTGGGCCAAGTCCCACGGCGACTTCGGCGAGGTGACCGGCCCCGGCACCGACCTGCACCACCTGCGCGCCTGCGACGTGACGATCAACAGCACCCGCGGCAACCTGGACTTCGACAACGGCGGCAGCGCCGTCACCAACGGCGGCGGCAGCACCGTCGACTCCGACTCCTTCGCGCCGCGCGCCGCCGACCGGGGCGACGTGGCCCGCATGATCCTCTACATGGCCGTGCGCTACGAGGGCGACGACGGCTTCGCCGACCTGGAGCCCAACGAGAGGGTCGGCAACGGCTCCGCCCCCTACATGGGCAAGCTCTCCGTCCTCAAGGCGTGGAACGAGGCGGACCCGCCGAGCGCCTTCGAGGAGCGCCGCAACCAGGTCATCTACGACACCTACCAGCACAACCGCAACCCGTTCATCGACCACCCGGAGTGGGTCGAGGCGATCTGGTAG
- a CDS encoding thiamine pyrophosphate-binding protein, with protein sequence MTHDHDLVLRPTEAQIAAALNPPAGRNGGDLVVETLAGLGATTVFGLPGQHALGMFDALRRSDLRYLGLRVENNAGFAADAYGRITGEAAPLLLSTGPGALTSLAALQEAAAASAPVLAISSQIPTAGLGGGRHGYLHELPDQAASFRGVVKSVHTVRTQSQIPSAIEAAWKSALTAPHGPVWVEIPQDVLLAETSIPVVTGGDAFPEELPPRPELTAVAADLLSRAARPAIIAGGGVVRADASGKLKQLAQMLQAPVVTTPGGKGAFPWKHPLSLQSWIEDRHTTDFLEDADVLLVVGSGLGELSSNYHTFKPRGRVIQIEADLGKLESNHPALGIHADARLALQALLETVTERADTSAPERVREVLAKVADRIAAQELTLEQGVLASVRRALPADSPSFWDMTILAYWAWSAFDAKGPNHMHSAQGAGGLGYGFPAALGAAAADPARPVLAVSGDGGALYSIAELATARQYDLNVTWLIVDDGGYGILREYMTDAFGEATATELTRPDYVALAESFGVPGVRTTPETLEADLAKALSEPGPSVVVLPAVLRMFAPTHLPV encoded by the coding sequence GTGACCCACGACCACGACCTGGTACTCCGCCCGACGGAGGCGCAGATTGCAGCCGCTCTGAATCCTCCCGCCGGCCGCAACGGCGGAGACCTGGTCGTGGAGACGCTGGCCGGGCTCGGCGCGACGACGGTCTTCGGGCTGCCCGGCCAGCACGCGCTGGGCATGTTCGACGCGCTACGGCGTTCCGACCTGCGGTACCTCGGGCTGCGGGTGGAGAACAACGCCGGGTTCGCGGCGGACGCGTACGGCCGGATCACGGGCGAGGCGGCCCCGCTGCTGCTGTCGACGGGCCCGGGGGCGCTGACGTCCCTGGCCGCGCTGCAGGAGGCGGCCGCGGCGTCGGCCCCCGTGCTGGCGATCAGCAGCCAGATCCCGACGGCGGGACTGGGGGGCGGAAGGCATGGGTATCTGCACGAACTCCCGGACCAGGCGGCCTCGTTCAGGGGCGTGGTGAAGTCGGTCCACACGGTCCGCACCCAGTCGCAGATCCCGTCCGCCATCGAGGCCGCCTGGAAGTCGGCGCTGACGGCCCCGCACGGCCCGGTGTGGGTGGAGATCCCGCAGGACGTGCTGCTGGCCGAGACGTCGATCCCGGTGGTGACGGGCGGCGACGCCTTCCCCGAGGAGCTGCCGCCGCGCCCCGAACTGACGGCGGTGGCGGCCGACCTGCTGTCGCGAGCCGCCCGCCCGGCGATCATCGCGGGCGGGGGAGTGGTACGGGCGGACGCGTCGGGCAAGCTGAAGCAGCTGGCGCAGATGCTGCAGGCACCGGTCGTCACGACCCCCGGCGGCAAGGGGGCGTTCCCCTGGAAGCACCCGCTGTCCCTCCAGTCCTGGATCGAGGACAGGCACACCACGGACTTCCTGGAGGACGCCGACGTACTCCTCGTCGTCGGCTCGGGCCTGGGCGAACTCTCCTCGAACTACCACACGTTCAAGCCGCGGGGCCGGGTCATCCAGATCGAGGCCGACCTCGGCAAGCTGGAGTCCAACCACCCGGCGCTGGGCATCCACGCGGACGCGCGCCTTGCCCTGCAGGCGCTGCTGGAGACGGTGACGGAGCGGGCGGATACGTCGGCGCCGGAGCGCGTCCGCGAGGTCCTCGCGAAGGTCGCCGACCGCATCGCCGCCCAGGAACTCACCCTGGAACAGGGGGTGTTGGCGTCCGTACGCCGTGCCCTGCCCGCCGACTCCCCGTCCTTCTGGGACATGACGATCCTCGCGTACTGGGCCTGGTCGGCCTTCGATGCCAAGGGTCCCAACCACATGCACTCCGCCCAGGGCGCCGGCGGCCTCGGCTACGGCTTCCCGGCAGCCCTCGGCGCGGCGGCCGCGGATCCGGCCCGGCCGGTGCTGGCGGTCTCCGGTGACGGAGGGGCGCTGTACTCGATCGCCGAGCTCGCGACGGCACGCCAGTACGACCTGAACGTCACCTGGCTCATCGTCGACGACGGCGGCTACGGCATCCTGCGCGAGTACATGACGGACGCGTTCGGCGAGGCGACGGCGACCGAGCTGACGCGACCGGACTACGTGGCGCTGGCGGAGTCCTTCGGTGTCCCCGGGGTCCGTACGACCCCGGAGACGCTGGAGGCCGACCTGGCGAAGGCGCTGTCCGAGCCGGGCCCCTCAGTGGTCGTACTCCCGGCGGTGCTGCGGATGTTCGCGCCGACGCACCTCCCGGTGTGA
- the speB gene encoding agmatinase, whose product MTGNETPRGPVDSSRIPRYAGPATFARLPRLDEVGRADVAVVGVPFDSGVSYRPGARFGGNAIREASRLLRPYNPAQDASPFALAQVADGGDIAVNPFNINEAVETVEAAADELLGTGARLMTLGGDHTIALPLLRSVAKKHGPVALLHFDAHLDTWDTYFGAEYTHGTPFRRAVEEGILDTEALSHVGIRGPLYGKQDLTDDEKMGFGIVTSADVYRRGADEVADQLRQRIGDRPLYISIDIDCLDPAHAPGTGTPEAGGMTSRELLEILRGLASCNLVSADVVEVAPAYDHAEITSVAASHTAYELTTIMSRQIAAAREENEGK is encoded by the coding sequence ATGACTGGCAACGAGACGCCCCGCGGCCCCGTCGACTCCTCCCGCATCCCGCGGTACGCCGGACCCGCCACCTTCGCCCGGCTGCCCCGCCTCGACGAGGTCGGCCGCGCCGACGTGGCCGTGGTCGGCGTGCCGTTCGACTCGGGCGTCTCGTACCGGCCCGGCGCCCGCTTCGGTGGCAACGCGATCCGCGAGGCCTCCAGGCTGCTGCGCCCGTACAACCCGGCACAGGACGCCTCGCCCTTCGCGCTGGCGCAGGTGGCGGACGGCGGCGACATCGCGGTCAACCCGTTCAACATCAACGAGGCCGTCGAGACCGTCGAGGCCGCCGCCGACGAGCTGCTCGGCACCGGCGCCCGCCTGATGACCCTGGGCGGCGACCACACCATCGCGCTCCCGCTGCTGCGCTCGGTGGCGAAGAAGCACGGCCCGGTCGCCCTGCTCCACTTCGACGCCCACCTCGACACCTGGGACACGTACTTCGGCGCGGAGTACACCCACGGCACGCCCTTCCGGCGCGCGGTCGAGGAGGGCATCCTCGACACCGAGGCGCTCTCCCACGTCGGCATCCGCGGCCCGCTGTACGGCAAGCAGGATCTGACCGACGACGAGAAGATGGGCTTCGGCATCGTCACGTCGGCGGACGTCTACCGGCGCGGCGCCGACGAGGTCGCCGACCAGCTGCGCCAGCGCATCGGCGACCGGCCCCTCTACATCTCCATCGACATCGACTGCCTCGACCCGGCGCACGCCCCCGGCACCGGCACCCCCGAGGCGGGCGGCATGACCTCGCGCGAGCTGCTGGAGATCCTGCGGGGCCTGGCCTCCTGCAACCTGGTCTCCGCGGACGTCGTCGAGGTGGCGCCCGCGTACGATCACGCCGAGATCACGTCGGTGGCCGCGTCCCACACGGCGTACGAACTGACCACGATCATGTCCCGCCAGATCGCGGCGGCCCGTGAGGAGAACGAAGGCAAGTGA
- a CDS encoding sodium:solute symporter, producing the protein MAVDYTVIVVYLAGMLAMGWWGMRRAKSKSEFLVAGRRLGPAMYSGTMAAIVLGGASTIGGVGLGYQYGLSGAWMVFTIGLGLLALSVFFSARIARLKVYTVSEMLDLRYGGRAGVISGVVMWAYTLMLAVTSTIAYATIFDVLFDMNRTLAIVLGGSIVVAYSTLGGMWSITLTDMVQFVVKTVGVLLLLLPIAVVKAGGFSEMKAQLPTEYFDPLGIGGETIFTYVLIYTFGMLIGQDIWQRVFTARSDRTAKWGGTVAGTYCLAYALAGAVIGTAAKVLYPKLSSPDDAFATIVKDELPVGIRGLVLAAALAAVMSTSSGALIACATVANNDIWSRLRGAVRRTEDTHDAAHDEVKGNRAFILLMGLAVIGTAIALNNVVEALTVAYNLLVGGLLVPILGGLLWRRGTVHGALASVVVGGVTVITLMATHGILANEPVYYGLLSSLAAYIAVSLMTRPTDAAVLAAWRERLAGRDPELVSEPVPAPQ; encoded by the coding sequence GTGGCCGTCGACTACACAGTGATCGTCGTCTATCTGGCCGGCATGCTGGCCATGGGCTGGTGGGGCATGCGCCGCGCCAAGTCCAAGAGCGAATTCCTGGTGGCCGGGCGCCGGCTCGGGCCGGCCATGTACTCCGGCACCATGGCCGCGATCGTCCTCGGCGGCGCGTCCACCATCGGTGGGGTGGGACTCGGCTACCAGTACGGGCTCTCCGGCGCCTGGATGGTGTTCACCATCGGCCTCGGGCTGCTCGCGCTCTCCGTCTTCTTCTCCGCCCGCATCGCCCGCCTGAAGGTCTACACCGTCTCCGAGATGCTCGACCTGCGCTACGGCGGCCGGGCCGGCGTCATCTCCGGTGTCGTCATGTGGGCGTACACGCTGATGCTCGCGGTCACGTCGACCATCGCGTACGCCACGATCTTCGACGTCCTGTTCGACATGAACCGGACGCTCGCGATCGTCCTCGGCGGCTCGATCGTCGTCGCCTACTCGACGCTCGGCGGCATGTGGTCGATCACCCTGACCGACATGGTGCAGTTCGTGGTGAAGACGGTCGGGGTGCTGCTACTCCTGCTGCCCATCGCCGTCGTCAAGGCGGGCGGGTTCAGCGAGATGAAGGCGCAGCTGCCGACCGAGTACTTCGACCCGCTGGGCATCGGTGGCGAGACGATCTTCACCTATGTCCTGATCTACACCTTCGGCATGCTCATCGGGCAGGACATCTGGCAGCGCGTCTTCACCGCCCGCAGCGACAGGACCGCCAAGTGGGGCGGCACCGTCGCCGGCACCTACTGTCTCGCCTACGCCCTCGCCGGCGCCGTCATCGGTACCGCGGCGAAGGTGCTGTACCCCAAGCTCAGCAGCCCGGACGACGCGTTCGCGACCATCGTCAAGGACGAACTCCCGGTCGGCATACGGGGGTTGGTGCTCGCCGCCGCCCTCGCCGCCGTGATGTCCACCTCCTCCGGCGCCCTCATCGCCTGCGCGACCGTCGCCAACAACGACATCTGGTCGCGGTTGCGGGGTGCGGTCCGCCGTACGGAAGACACGCACGACGCCGCGCACGACGAGGTGAAGGGCAACCGTGCCTTCATCCTCCTCATGGGCCTCGCCGTCATCGGCACCGCGATCGCGCTCAACAACGTGGTCGAGGCGCTGACCGTCGCCTACAACCTCCTCGTCGGCGGACTGCTCGTGCCGATCCTGGGCGGGCTGCTGTGGCGGCGCGGGACGGTGCACGGCGCGCTGGCCTCGGTCGTCGTCGGTGGCGTGACGGTGATCACCCTGATGGCGACCCACGGCATTCTCGCCAACGAACCCGTCTACTACGGCCTGCTGTCTTCCCTCGCCGCCTACATCGCCGTCTCCTTGATGACGAGGCCGACGGACGCGGCCGTACTCGCCGCCTGGCGTGAGCGCCTCGCCGGGCGGGATCCCGAACTCGTGTCCGAACCGGTGCCGGCTCCCCAGTAG
- a CDS encoding PucR family transcriptional regulator → MPDPAVPPTPPVPLSALLAREDLGLRQIAGPTDADADGHGDGNGDTGTVIHWAHTSEMADPYPYLLGGELLLTAGVHIPEAAGSGTYFDDYVSRIVAAGGAALGFGLAPVHDTVPRALVAACDAYGLPLLEVPPRTTFSGVARAVWQLMAQARHAELRRVTEAQQSLAAAASRPDPVRAVLRQLAQRVGGRAVLYGPEGAVVAAAGRGPEEAVSGALAELAVVVRPSGPGTPTSATDAIAGTHLATYALGTGQGFVLGVAAPHRDPGDHTIASVAAVLLSLLTGEHQSGSGAARSSALVRLLLGAEPHAVAPLLGGDRWLVVHGRPDTQPCDPVAASALGAALGSPLVDLARDAVRVLVPADREPSPQPGWTLGVSAPAPPHDWPAADTQAARALSRARATRTPLFRHGTHRPALTDLLSPGEAQAHARTLLTPLTTPLTETLRTWLSLHGSWDRTAVALSVHRNTVRQRIARCAALLDTDLDDPDVRMELWFALRHSER, encoded by the coding sequence ATGCCGGACCCGGCCGTTCCGCCCACTCCACCCGTACCGCTCTCGGCGCTCCTGGCCCGCGAGGACCTGGGCCTGCGCCAGATCGCCGGCCCGACGGACGCGGACGCGGACGGGCACGGAGACGGGAACGGGGACACGGGCACGGTCATCCACTGGGCGCACACCTCGGAAATGGCCGATCCGTATCCGTATCTGCTGGGCGGCGAGCTGCTGCTGACGGCCGGGGTGCACATCCCGGAGGCGGCGGGGTCGGGGACCTACTTCGACGACTACGTGTCGAGGATCGTGGCGGCGGGCGGCGCCGCGCTCGGCTTCGGGCTCGCCCCCGTGCACGACACGGTGCCGCGCGCCCTGGTGGCGGCGTGCGACGCGTACGGCCTCCCGCTTCTGGAGGTCCCGCCCCGGACGACCTTCTCGGGCGTGGCCCGCGCGGTCTGGCAGCTCATGGCCCAGGCCCGCCACGCCGAACTGCGCCGCGTGACGGAGGCCCAGCAGAGCCTGGCGGCGGCGGCCTCCCGCCCGGATCCAGTACGGGCGGTCCTGCGGCAGCTGGCCCAGCGGGTGGGGGGCCGGGCGGTGCTGTACGGGCCGGAGGGGGCGGTGGTCGCGGCGGCGGGGCGGGGGCCGGAGGAGGCGGTGAGCGGGGCGCTGGCCGAGCTCGCGGTGGTCGTACGTCCCTCGGGCCCGGGAACGCCCACCTCCGCGACCGACGCCATCGCCGGCACCCACCTCGCCACCTACGCTCTCGGCACCGGCCAGGGCTTCGTCCTCGGCGTCGCCGCCCCGCACCGCGACCCCGGTGACCACACCATCGCCTCCGTCGCCGCCGTACTCCTCTCCCTCCTCACCGGCGAGCACCAGAGCGGCTCGGGGGCGGCCCGCTCGTCGGCGCTCGTACGGCTGCTGCTGGGCGCCGAGCCGCATGCGGTGGCCCCGCTGCTGGGCGGCGACCGGTGGCTCGTGGTCCACGGCCGCCCCGACACCCAGCCCTGCGATCCGGTCGCGGCCTCGGCGCTGGGCGCGGCGCTCGGCTCCCCGCTGGTCGACCTGGCGCGGGACGCCGTACGCGTCCTCGTCCCGGCGGACCGCGAACCGTCCCCGCAGCCCGGCTGGACCCTGGGCGTCAGCGCCCCCGCGCCCCCGCACGACTGGCCGGCGGCCGACACCCAGGCGGCCCGGGCCCTGTCCCGGGCGAGGGCCACCCGCACGCCCCTGTTCCGGCACGGCACGCACCGCCCGGCCCTGACGGACCTGCTCTCCCCCGGCGAGGCGCAGGCCCACGCCCGCACCCTCCTCACGCCCCTCACCACGCCCCTCACCGAGACCCTGCGCACCTGGCTCTCCCTGCACGGCAGCTGGGACCGCACGGCCGTCGCCCTGTCCGTCCACCGCAACACCGTCCGGCAACGGATCGCCCGCTGCGCGGCGCTTCTCGACACGGACCTGGACGACCCGGACGTACGCATGGAGTTGTGGTTCGCCCTGCGCCACAGCGAACGGTGA
- a CDS encoding phosphatase has protein sequence MPIPGTPSRAELVDHLVRTRIAGDVATPRENNLSHYRKLANGDRHYWLGLELGDRWTDEQDVLAVMAERVGVNDDAEHRHGQDTIDPELTVAALERMAARLRKAADGQQRVLFATGHPGGLLDVHRATAAALRAAGCEIVVIPEGLQTDEGYVMQFADVAVLEHGATLWHTHSGEPMKAILTGLEREGRPLPDLVVADHGWAGYAGRHGVDSVGYADCNDPALFLAEAEGTVQVVVPLDDHVVSPRFYDPMTAFLLAEAGLVE, from the coding sequence ATGCCGATACCCGGGACACCCAGCCGCGCCGAGCTCGTCGACCACCTCGTCAGAACCCGTATCGCGGGTGACGTCGCCACTCCCCGCGAGAACAACCTCTCCCACTACCGCAAGCTGGCGAACGGCGACCGCCATTACTGGCTCGGCCTGGAACTCGGCGACCGCTGGACCGACGAGCAGGACGTCCTCGCGGTGATGGCGGAGCGCGTCGGGGTGAACGACGACGCCGAGCACCGCCACGGCCAGGACACCATCGACCCCGAGCTGACGGTGGCCGCGCTGGAGCGCATGGCGGCTCGCCTGCGCAAGGCGGCCGACGGCCAGCAGCGGGTGCTGTTCGCGACCGGCCACCCGGGCGGCCTGCTGGACGTCCACCGCGCGACGGCGGCGGCCCTGCGCGCGGCGGGCTGCGAGATCGTCGTCATCCCGGAGGGCCTGCAGACGGACGAGGGCTACGTCATGCAGTTCGCCGACGTGGCGGTCCTGGAACACGGCGCCACCCTCTGGCACACCCACTCCGGCGAGCCGATGAAGGCCATCCTGACGGGACTTGAGCGCGAGGGCCGTCCGCTGCCGGACCTGGTCGTCGCGGACCACGGGTGGGCGGGGTACGCCGGCCGGCACGGGGTGGACTCCGTCGGTTACGCCGACTGCAACGACCCGGCGCTCTTCCTCGCGGAGGCGGAGGGGACCGTGCAGGTGGTGGTGCCGCTGGACGACCACGTCGTCAGCCCGCGCTTCTACGACCCGATGACGGCGTTCCTGCTGGCGGAGGCGGGCCTGGTCGAGTAG
- a CDS encoding DedA family protein translates to MEKLGGPGAGLAIALENLFPPLPSEVILPLAGFTASQGRMAVAAAVAWTTAGSLAGALALYLLGALFGRDRLIAVAARLPLVKVADVERTEAWFVRHGTKAVFFGRFVPIFRSLISIPAGVERMRLPVFLTLTATGSLIWNTAFIAAGYALGARWHEVTDLVGLYSKVILAVVGAAALGFLGVRLTRARRGQRKHRVRGGTGAEVRGEPG, encoded by the coding sequence ATGGAGAAGCTGGGCGGGCCGGGCGCCGGACTGGCCATCGCCCTGGAGAACCTCTTCCCGCCACTGCCCAGCGAGGTGATCCTGCCGCTGGCCGGGTTCACGGCGAGCCAGGGCCGGATGGCCGTCGCCGCCGCCGTCGCCTGGACGACAGCGGGTTCGCTGGCGGGCGCACTCGCCCTGTACCTGCTCGGCGCGCTCTTCGGCCGCGACCGGCTGATCGCGGTGGCGGCGCGGCTGCCGCTGGTGAAGGTCGCCGACGTGGAACGCACCGAGGCGTGGTTCGTCCGGCACGGCACCAAGGCCGTGTTCTTCGGCCGTTTCGTGCCCATCTTCCGCAGCCTGATCTCCATCCCGGCCGGAGTGGAACGCATGCGGCTGCCCGTGTTCCTCACCCTCACCGCGACGGGCAGCCTCATCTGGAACACCGCCTTCATCGCCGCCGGCTACGCCCTCGGAGCCCGCTGGCACGAGGTCACCGACCTGGTGGGGCTCTACTCCAAGGTCATCCTGGCGGTCGTGGGCGCGGCGGCTCTCGGGTTCCTGGGAGTACGACTGACCCGGGCGCGGCGCGGGCAGCGCAAGCACCGGGTGCGGGGAGGGACGGGAGCCGAGGTGCGAGGCGAGCCGGGGTGA